A genomic window from Osmia bicornis bicornis chromosome 6, iOsmBic2.1, whole genome shotgun sequence includes:
- the LOC114874646 gene encoding enhancer of rudimentary homolog, translated as MSHTILLVQPGNRPETRTYSDYESVNECMEGVCKIYEEHLKRRNPNTPTITYDISQLFDFVDQLTDLSCLVYQKSTNTYAPYNKDWIKEKIYALLRRAAGHSE; from the exons ATG tctCACACAATATTACTCGTACAACCAGGCAATAGACCTGAAACAAGAACCTATTCTGATTATGAAAGCGTCAATGAATGTATGGAAg gGGTGTGTAAAATTTATGAAGAGCATTTAAAAAGGCGGAATCCAAATACACCAACCATAACATACGACATCAGCCAGCTATTTGACTTTGTTGACCAGCTTACAGATTTATCATGTCTTGTTTATCAAAAATCTACAAACACATATGCTCCCTACAACAAGGACTGGATTAAAGAGAAAATATATGCTTTACTACGTCGAGCTGCTGGACATAGcgaataa
- the LOC114874645 gene encoding peptidyl-prolyl cis-trans isomerase E isoform X1, which produces MSTNTKRTIYVGGLAEEVDEKILHAAFIPFGEIVDVQIPLDYESEKHRGFAFIEFESAEDAATAIDNMNDSELFGRTIRVNIAKPQKIKEGSSKPVWADDAWLQEHAGETLKSDDNANSADAVQCKKGKQNPQVYFDITIGKQEVGRIIMMLRADVVPKTAENFRALCTHEKGYGYQGSIFHRIIPEFMCQGGDFTNHNGTGGKSIYGNKFDDENFELKHTGPGTLSMANSGPNTNGSQFFICAARTDWLDGKHVVFGHVLSGLDVLKKMEKCGTKAGTPTQKIVITACGELT; this is translated from the exons ATGAGTACAAATACGAAAAGAACCATTTATGTAG GGGGCCTAGCTGAGGAAGTTGACGAAAAAATATTACATGCGGCATTTATACCTTTTGGTGAAATAGTTGATGTACAAATACCATTAGACTATGAATCTGAAAAGCATAGAGGATTTGCTTTCATTGAATTTGAAAGTGCAGAAGATGCAGCAACAGCAATTGATAATATG AATGATTCTGAGCTGTTTGGACGAACGATAAGGGTAAACATTGCAAAACcacaaaaaataaaagaaggtTCATCAAAACCTGTTTGGGCTGATGATGCATGGTTACAAGAACATGCAGGTGAAACACTTAAAAGTGATGATAATGCAAATTCAGCAGATGCAGTTCAATGCAAAAAGGGAAAACAAAATCCTCAAGTCTATTTTGATATTACTATTGGGAAACAAGAAGTAGGTAGAATTATTATGATGCTGAGAGCTGATGTAGTACCAAAAACTGCTGAAAATTTTCGTGCTCTTTGTACACATGAAAAAGGATATGGATACCAAGGAAGCATATTTCATAGAATTATTCCAGAATTT ATGTGTCAAGGAGGAGATTTTACAAATCATAATGGAACAGGAGGTAAATCAAtctatggaaataaatttgatgacgaaaattttgaattaaaacaTACTGGACCTGGTACTTTATCAATGGCAAATTCTGGTCCAAATACAAATGGATCTCAATTCTTCATATGTGCTGCACGTACAGATTGGCTAGATGGAAAACATGTAGTATTTGGACATGTTCTGAGTGGGTTAGATGTTctaaagaaaatggaaaaatgtgGAACTAAAGCAGGCACTCCTACtcaaaaaattgttataacaGCTTGTGGAGAATTAacttaa
- the LOC114874645 gene encoding peptidyl-prolyl cis-trans isomerase E isoform X2 yields the protein MGRKCRIPRGGLAEEVDEKILHAAFIPFGEIVDVQIPLDYESEKHRGFAFIEFESAEDAATAIDNMNDSELFGRTIRVNIAKPQKIKEGSSKPVWADDAWLQEHAGETLKSDDNANSADAVQCKKGKQNPQVYFDITIGKQEVGRIIMMLRADVVPKTAENFRALCTHEKGYGYQGSIFHRIIPEFMCQGGDFTNHNGTGGKSIYGNKFDDENFELKHTGPGTLSMANSGPNTNGSQFFICAARTDWLDGKHVVFGHVLSGLDVLKKMEKCGTKAGTPTQKIVITACGELT from the exons GGGGCCTAGCTGAGGAAGTTGACGAAAAAATATTACATGCGGCATTTATACCTTTTGGTGAAATAGTTGATGTACAAATACCATTAGACTATGAATCTGAAAAGCATAGAGGATTTGCTTTCATTGAATTTGAAAGTGCAGAAGATGCAGCAACAGCAATTGATAATATG AATGATTCTGAGCTGTTTGGACGAACGATAAGGGTAAACATTGCAAAACcacaaaaaataaaagaaggtTCATCAAAACCTGTTTGGGCTGATGATGCATGGTTACAAGAACATGCAGGTGAAACACTTAAAAGTGATGATAATGCAAATTCAGCAGATGCAGTTCAATGCAAAAAGGGAAAACAAAATCCTCAAGTCTATTTTGATATTACTATTGGGAAACAAGAAGTAGGTAGAATTATTATGATGCTGAGAGCTGATGTAGTACCAAAAACTGCTGAAAATTTTCGTGCTCTTTGTACACATGAAAAAGGATATGGATACCAAGGAAGCATATTTCATAGAATTATTCCAGAATTT ATGTGTCAAGGAGGAGATTTTACAAATCATAATGGAACAGGAGGTAAATCAAtctatggaaataaatttgatgacgaaaattttgaattaaaacaTACTGGACCTGGTACTTTATCAATGGCAAATTCTGGTCCAAATACAAATGGATCTCAATTCTTCATATGTGCTGCACGTACAGATTGGCTAGATGGAAAACATGTAGTATTTGGACATGTTCTGAGTGGGTTAGATGTTctaaagaaaatggaaaaatgtgGAACTAAAGCAGGCACTCCTACtcaaaaaattgttataacaGCTTGTGGAGAATTAacttaa